The genomic DNA TGGAGCCGATAGCACGTGATACGGCTGCCTGCATAGCATATGCAGGACTTATAATCAGGAAGAAATATCCTGACAGTATAATGGCAGTGCTTCCCTCGGATCATCTTATAAAAAAGGAAGAAGAGTTTCTTCACAGTCTGGAAAATGCCTTTAAAAAAGCTGAAGAGGATCATATAATAACACTGGGAATAAAGCCTACATATCCTGAAACAGGCTACGGCTATATAGAGTACAGAAAGAATGATACAGACATGGAAATATGCAGTGTAAAATCTTTCAGGGAAAAACCGAATTTTGAAACAGCGGAAAAATATATAGAAAAAGGAAATTTTCTTTGGAACAGCGGCATGTTTATATGGAAAACAGATCTGATAATAAATGAAATAAAGAAGTATATGCCTTCTCATAAAGCTGTACTGGAGGAAATAGAGGAAGCTCTTACAGGAAAAGATCTTTTCGGAATAAGTCTGAGTGATTATGTGAAAGATATTTTCTGTAAATTTGAAAAGATATCCATAGATTTCGGTGTTATGGAAAAGTCTAAGCTTGTAAAGGTAATACCTATAGATATAGGATGGAACGATGTCGGCA from Sebaldella termitidis ATCC 33386 includes the following:
- a CDS encoding mannose-1-phosphate guanylyltransferase; translation: MEKIALIMAGGSGTRFWPLSTEDKPKQFLNLVSEKSMIRETIERTVKIIPFEKIFIATNIKYLENIKKEIPEIPDENIILEPIARDTAACIAYAGLIIRKKYPDSIMAVLPSDHLIKKEEEFLHSLENAFKKAEEDHIITLGIKPTYPETGYGYIEYRKNDTDMEICSVKSFREKPNFETAEKYIEKGNFLWNSGMFIWKTDLIINEIKKYMPSHKAVLEEIEEALTGKDLFGISLSDYVKDIFCKFEKISIDFGVMEKSKLVKVIPIDIGWNDVGSFRSLEEVFPQDKDGNIIREETEGTYYELDSEDNIIINKENKIIATIGLEHFVVVNTGDALLICHKDKTQEIKKMMDKINK